A window of the Verrucomicrobiia bacterium genome harbors these coding sequences:
- a CDS encoding redoxin domain-containing protein has product MLLTILCLAAGPSRAASPEDFAVPSVPAGSTFQLAAARGSYVALHFLLKTECPICLRHVREFSRRSGELEGVVQVFLKPDSVEDIERWMNSLGDGVPSAPIIYRDAGAALARAYGIPDGYRFHGEIVHYPALILLDPDGKEIFRHVGRNNTDRVSFGQLAEQVAAAKARNAATPSPAPAPAP; this is encoded by the coding sequence ATGCTCCTGACCATCCTCTGCCTGGCTGCCGGGCCCTCGCGGGCGGCGTCTCCGGAGGACTTCGCCGTTCCCTCCGTGCCGGCGGGAAGCACGTTCCAATTGGCCGCCGCCCGGGGCTCGTACGTGGCACTCCATTTCCTCCTCAAGACGGAGTGTCCGATCTGCCTGAGACACGTGCGCGAATTTTCCCGCCGTTCCGGAGAGCTGGAGGGAGTCGTTCAGGTCTTTCTCAAGCCGGACAGCGTCGAGGATATCGAACGTTGGATGAACAGCCTTGGCGACGGTGTTCCGTCGGCCCCGATCATTTATCGCGATGCCGGGGCGGCCCTCGCCCGGGCCTACGGGATTCCGGACGGCTACCGGTTCCACGGCGAAATCGTTCACTATCCCGCCCTCATCCTGCTCGATCCCGACGGGAAGGAGATTTTTCGTCACGTCGGCAGGAACAACACGGACCGCGTGAGCTTTGGTCAACTGGCCGAACAGGTGGCTGCGGCGAAGGCGCGCAACGCGGCGACGCCCTCCCCCGCTCCGGCTCCGGCTCCCTGA
- the iscX gene encoding Fe-S cluster assembly protein IscX, with protein sequence MKLTWKDSDEIAWALMDKFPDQDPLKLSFPKLHAMVCELEDFSDAPGASNEKILENIQMAWLEERS encoded by the coding sequence ATGAAGCTGACCTGGAAGGACTCCGATGAAATCGCGTGGGCATTGATGGACAAGTTTCCGGATCAAGATCCGCTCAAGCTGAGCTTTCCAAAGTTGCACGCGATGGTCTGCGAACTGGAGGACTTCTCGGATGCCCCGGGGGCATCCAACGAGAAAATCCTCGAGAACATCCAGATGGCGTGGCTTGAGGAACGTTCGTAA